From a single Phragmites australis chromosome 7, lpPhrAust1.1, whole genome shotgun sequence genomic region:
- the LOC133924917 gene encoding xyloglucan endotransglucosylase/hydrolase protein 24-like — MAFSFSSRACVLVLLLGLCVGVPALAAAGRIDDGLEVTWGNGRGSVSPDGQVLTLSLDHTSGSGFRCKDTYLFARVDLQIKLIPNNSAGTVTTCYFMSEGPWEVHDEIDLEFLGNVTGQPYTLHTNVFANGTGGKEQQFHLWFDPTTDFHTYSIEWTEQHVVVLVDGTPIREFKNHAGQGVPYPSSQRMRLYGSLWDAEDWATQGGLVKTDWSQAPFVAQYRNFTAADASPAAAVGSGYGQAMDATAQQAMKWARDNYMVYDYCTDTKRFPQGYPPECYMA, encoded by the exons ATGGCTTTCAGTTTTAGCTCTAGGGCTTGCGTGCTGGTGCTGCTTCTTGGGCTCTGCGTTGGCGTGCCGGcgttggcggcggcggggaggatcGACGACGGCCTGGAGGTGACGTGGGGCAACGGACGCGGTAGCGTCTCTCCCGACGGCCAGGTCCTGACGCTGTCGCTGGACCACACCTCCGGCTCGGGGTTCCGCTGCAAGGACACGTACCTCTTCGCGCGCGTCGACCTGCAGATCAAGCTCATCCCCAACAACTCCGCGGGCACGGTCACCACTTGCTAC TTCATGTCGGAGGGGCCATGGGAGGTCCACGACGAGATCGACCTCGAGTTCCTGGGCAACGTGACCGGCCAGCCGTACACGCTCCACACCAACGTCTTCGCCAACGGCACCGGCGGCAAAGAGCAGCAGTTCCACCTCTGGTTCGACCCGACCACCGACTTCCACACCTACTCCATCGAGTGGACTGAGCAGCACGTCGT CGTGCTCGTGGACGGGACGCCGATCCGGGAGTTCAAGAACCACGCGGGCCAGGGCGTGCCGTACCCGTCGTCGCAGCGGATGCGGCTGTACGGGAGCCTGTGGGACGCCGAGGACTGGGCCACGCAGGGCGGCCTCGTCAAGACGGACTGGTCGCAGGCGCCGTTCGTGGCGCAGTACCGCAACTTCACCGCCGCGGAcgcctcgccggcggcggccgtgggGTCCGGGTACGGCCAGGCGATGGACGCGACGGCGCAGCAGGCGATGAAGTGGGCGCGGGACAACTACATGGTGTACGACTACTGCACGGACACCAAGAGGTTCCCGCAGGGCTACCCGCCCGAGTGCTACATGGCGTAG